A portion of the Vibrio coralliirubri genome contains these proteins:
- a CDS encoding patatin-like phospholipase family protein: protein MSSTHISYALHSYDALAHLDIHIDKVALVTEGGGQRGIFTAGVLDAFLEQGFNPFSLMIGTSAGSLNLASYICGQHRHAYRVITEATASPEFFDTYKFLLQKKGLDLDWLLEQTETSLPLNWQSGHDNMKSCQVLACASHATRHEPAYFDLDSHAWQDALKASCAVPFISPKAIQANDEEWLDGGIAAPIPAQEAYKRGYKHIVVIRTVPISTSFDHRWMCKYSKLLGKTKAKAMVDLLLKHEAHYRTTQDFLSNPPEDATIYEIHPDKALHSTLLGSPQHALEHDYEVGLLSGKYFLATAGRHIEQT from the coding sequence ATGTCTTCTACACATATATCTTACGCACTCCACTCTTACGATGCCTTGGCGCACCTAGATATCCACATAGATAAGGTGGCTCTGGTAACGGAAGGCGGCGGCCAGCGCGGAATTTTTACAGCGGGCGTGTTAGATGCTTTTCTCGAACAAGGCTTTAATCCGTTTTCATTGATGATTGGCACATCCGCGGGCTCTCTTAACCTAGCATCCTATATATGCGGGCAACATCGCCATGCTTATCGTGTCATCACAGAAGCAACAGCCAGCCCTGAATTCTTCGATACCTATAAGTTCTTACTACAAAAGAAAGGATTAGACCTAGACTGGTTGCTTGAGCAAACCGAAACAAGCTTGCCGCTCAACTGGCAGTCAGGTCATGACAATATGAAGAGTTGTCAGGTGCTTGCCTGTGCATCCCACGCGACTCGTCACGAGCCAGCCTATTTTGACTTAGATTCACACGCTTGGCAGGACGCTCTCAAAGCCTCATGTGCGGTTCCCTTTATCAGCCCAAAGGCAATTCAAGCGAATGATGAAGAGTGGCTTGATGGTGGCATTGCCGCCCCGATCCCAGCACAAGAAGCCTATAAACGGGGTTATAAACATATTGTGGTGATTCGGACAGTACCTATCTCAACGTCTTTTGATCACCGCTGGATGTGCAAATACAGTAAGTTGTTAGGGAAAACAAAAGCTAAAGCAATGGTAGATCTGTTACTCAAGCACGAAGCCCATTACCGTACGACTCAAGACTTTTTGAGTAACCCGCCAGAAGACGCGACCATCTATGAGATTCATCCAGACAAAGCGCTGCACTCTACATTGCTGGGAAGCCCACAGCATGCACTTGAACATGACTACGAGGTAGGACTTTTATCCGGGAAGTACTTCCTCGCCACGGCAGGTCGTCATATCGAACAGACATAA